The following are from one region of the Plasmodium gaboni strain SY75 chromosome 12, whole genome shotgun sequence genome:
- a CDS encoding hypothetical protein (conserved Plasmodium protein, unknown function), producing DQIFHIFLYIPLDYFSCVHNKNYFKLKNKFNYKIKEKEEIQKKKKKRDDTIDKKEIKYFYYAHRKNNLGVYKEIYEKSDQYKMIKYYEQLNKENIKKKEQEKLNNTTDSVIKEINIYECLVNNKLRDGFKKIRDHILSIENNIKNEDLSINKNITDKQQNVSTNVSTNVSTNVSTNVSANVSLNDNIIRKNNTCINNNIFTFNNTHIIYSPLFKNNILNMLLSFITNNYQDNMYKYLKYFYFSNFYFYNPIFLFHYFSYSSCNENKIYEIYLKEFIKFLNNIILHFHFYLFPFFININYSNIFLNFFIKYWNKTTSSQKEDMTIYRYNSNYKYIKDIITYTQKEHVYATQNIEKEISKAMYLFLQIYSSDTIIEKAKHKYLENLFLYETNNEDIIKNKSNQKDKDNLINKKKSYDHIINNDIEDISSMGSIFFNFLKYRGLFNIYKTDIKNMNIHKKKQQVFNNIMISNNNVMKKNINKNKINQINQINIIEGCDKYEAYEYKSDNISNTLEENKNFLSTHKKYLRDNSMVSPCIYDIFDKMKITRRMKKKKKNEMTKNMTSCYNENKYEYDMLTYYIDSSIKEKKYINSKKNVDNMNNINNMNNINNIYNMYNIYNTYNVDNNNIDEMKKKEDQTQLIILNDANLKYNNICIKKKDILNNFLLLCKMNMFECSHYMNKIIYFYLNEYNDKELINILISHFKINNNNMNNNMNNNMNSNNNNMNSSHNNMNSSHNNMNSSHNNMNSSHNNMNSSHNNMNSSHNNMNSSHNNFGSVVNTNDINTYNVSINNNKNNMCVNNSSIHITNMNTQFINKKNDECHSNHDLLLVNKILNIFIYKKKFISLNNSIIISNLLAKQQLYNNNFFRFLEKNNFINEIKDCNMHSLVSLIYSFGKLKMKNIHLDLYKSMIKEIIYNIDKINEYGLSCLLYGLYNLIDKKKERNLTIINYDYYLKSKKDLIAFNKRVKYYQNKNYNKYYNPSNHIQKLKTANNNLDKKDMLHRNDVSMSPNKNLVASLYNNNNIKKENHMCNNNSRDNHNILYNNMHDNKNDIVSTSPLLNDQKNTNENINELNEISILEDTLIKEIIKKLILFKNMNINSFCISISCLSKINIYPKELYEEIKDVTYKYMNSVNVTSLQHLSLALAKYYITNRNENKIDNIIYDIYDYLFIYKIADISFKCACKFLYTLGLLNIRNENYILILLMVIANERGILNNVHIQDNNKNYDRLNNMNYKNEYVKKLYYQTGKNNIYNNNKKENNNNNKKENNNNNKKENNNNNNEENNNNNNEENNNISFNNKFINMLNNKLVDPNYKGRLNSSLYKSIDVLKKDEYFKCYYNSYLFFDLPKYKLNINNILLNFSNVDNSYLINVLDALYNLSYYSYFSIHICVIIKNILIKQIHDMKVSSIMSLLYSYVHLHFYDYSLYDIENEIFLLEDMNNNTTTKSDSSHNNNNNNNNNNNNNNNNKNNNNYYYCHSSDNLICNDKNKSMTHFNKNNIITNNHSTNNSYESDHIKINNLQNEYNKVYNCLLKNFINLNDQEKRIYVKKLKSLLSEIKNINKFYYVKNIYNNINENISTEYILSMIHDYDQSKERINIYKENLSITNNINKKKNYDVHDQNIKYKNKIEINESHNNISMLQTFKVKDKHINNINQINKDNLLHSSSINPNCQTNYKFQEIKNIVDQFGSFIKKEKLKKGQTSNINGDLSDERNINVHINSDNDFSSYHHKESDVSSSICEKEKKDYVDDNILIEEIRRKEYYDEFFMLKHREYYKEDLLNLCLETLLKNTNYILNNYKQYKNTSIFFLTLFYNIFLPYTNNDILIYLNTIQRNFALYNNNNKMIDDNPFEEILKNIELLNFNDHIIHNVITSKNLSNIIIPRVHILQHDNNFLNKAIHLKSIYMKDNMSVNINKNNYNNYKEHNTYTKYNSPYHDSSYISSTKNEQNSYNDYDEFLNNYNTDLNMKKINLEKIVPLNLLYKFFQLFNFNINNIQLIYLLNEIYKEKDLNGNVDIQRILIQSETNENIKNIDNTNNNIKNMNSNINMNNTYRFKNISCPLIQIKNKTLIIQKNDKKFYFKNFNMIDHYFKPARGLIINILDQNKYNSLFIYVDVYIVAYKVDIIIERFNSYN from the coding sequence tattatgaacaactaaacaaagaaaatataaaaaaaaaagaacaagaaaaattaaacaaCACAACAGATAGTGTTATTAAAGagattaatatatatgaatgtTTAGTGAACAATAAATTAAGAGATggttttaaaaaaataagagatcatatattaagtatagaaaataatataaaaaatgaagatttgtcaataaataaaaatatcacAGATAAGCAACAAAATGTATCTACAAATGTATCTACAAATGTATCTACAAATGTATCTACAAATGTATCTGCAAATGTATcattaaatgataatataataagaaaaaataatacatgtattaataataatatatttacatttaataatacacatattatatatagcccattatttaaaaataatattttaaatatgcttttatcttttatcactaataattatcaagataatatgtataaatatttaaaatatttttatttttccaatttttatttttataatcctatatttctttttcattatttttcttatagCTCATgtaatgaaaataaaatatatgaaatatatttaaaggAATTTATAAagtttttaaataatattattctacattttcatttctatttatttccattctttataaatataaattattctaatatatttttaaatttttttataaaatattgGAATAAAACAACTTCATCACAGAAAGAAGATATGActatatatagatataacagcaattataaatatattaaagatattataacatatacACAGAAAGAACATGTATATGCAACACAAAATATAGAAAAGGAAATAAGCAAAGCAATGTATTTGTTCttacaaatatattcttcAGATACAATAATAGAAAAAGCgaaacataaatatttagaaaacctctttttatatgagaccaataatgaagatattataaagaataaGAGCAATCAAAAAGACAAGGATAAtcttattaataaaaagaaatcatatgatcatattataaataatgatattgAAGACATATCATCAATGGGgagtattttttttaattttttaaaatatagaggactatttaatatatataaaacggatataaaaaatatgaacatccacaaaaaaaaacaacaaGTCTTCAACAATATAATGataagtaataataatgttatgaaaaaaaatataaataaaaataaaataaatcaaataaatcaaataaatataattgaAGGATGTGATAAATATGAAGcttatgaatataaatctgataatatttcaaatacattggaagaaaataaaaattttttaagtactcataaaaaatatttgagAGACAATAGTATGGTTTCTCCATGCATTTATGATATTTTTGACAAAATGAAGATAACAAGACgtatgaaaaaaaaaaaaaaaaatgaaatgaCAAAAAATATGACTTCATGTTATAATGAGAATAAGTATGAATATGATATGttaacatattatattgattcatctataaaagaaaaaaaatatataaacagtaaaaaaaatgtggacaatatgaataatataaacaatatgaataatataaacaatatttataatatgtataatatatataatacatataatgtagataataataatatagatgaaatgaaaaaaaaagaagatcAAACACAGTtgattatattaaatgatgcgaatttaaaatataataatatatgtattaaaaagaaagatatattaaataattttcttttattgTGTAAAATGAATATGTTTGAATGTAGTcattatatgaataaaataatatatttttatttgaatgaatataatgataaagagttaataaatattttgataagtcactttaaaataaataataataatatgaataataatatgaataataatatgaacagtaataataataatatgaacagtagtcataataatatgaacagtagtcataataatatgaacagtagtcataataatatgaacagtagtcataataatatgaacagtagtcataataatatgaacagtagtcataataatatgaacagtagtcataataattttggAAGTGTTGTTAATacaaatgatataaatacttataatgtatctataaataataataaaaataacatgTGTGTAAATAATTCAAGTATACATATCACAAATATGAATACAcaatttataaataaaaaaaatgatgaatGTCATTCTAATCATGATCTCTTACTtgttaataaaatattaaatattttcatatacaaaaaaaaattcatttctttaaataacagcattattatatcaaaCTTACTAGCTAAACAACAGctttataataataactTTTTTCGTTTcttagaaaaaaataatttcataaatgaaataaaagatTGTAATATGCATTCATTAGTATCacttatatattcatttggtaaattaaaaatgaaaaatatacatttagatttatataaaagtatgataaaagaaattatttataatatcgACAAAATTAATGAATATGGATTGTCATGTTTACTTTATggtttatataatttaatagataaaaaaaaagaaagaaatcttactattataaattatgattattatcTAAAATCTAAAAAGGATCTTATAGCATTCAATAAACGtgtaaaatattatcaaaacaaaaattataataaatattataatcCTTCTAATCatatacaaaaattaaaaacaGCAAACAATAATTTAGATAAAAAGGATATGCTACATAGGAATGATGTCAGCATGAGTCCAAATAAAAATCTTGTGGCAAGtctttataataataataatataaaaaaggaaaatcatatgtgtaataataatagtagAGATAACCacaatattttatataacaatatgcatgataataaaaatgatattgTGTCGACTTCCCCTCTTTTGAATGatcaaaaaaatacaaatgaaaatataaacgAGTTAAATGAAATAAGTATACTTGAAGATACTTTgataaaagaaattataaaaaaattaattctttttaaaaatatgaatataaattctttttGTATATCTATTTCTTGTTTgtcaaaaataaatatataccccaaagaattatatgaagaaataaaagatgtaacatataaatatatgaatagTGTCAATGTGACATCTTTACAACATTTATCTTTAGCTCTAgcaaaatattatataacaaatagAAACGAAAACAAaattgataatataatttatgatatatatgattatttgtttatttataaaattgcagatatttcttttaaatgTGCTTGTAAGTTCTTATACACATTAGgattattaaatataagaaacgaaaattatatattaatattactTATGGTTATAGCAAATGAAAGAGgtatattaaataatgtGCATATAcaagataataataaaaattatgatcgtcttaataatatgaattataaaaatgaatatgtAAAGAAGTTATATTATCAAACAGgcaaaaataatatatataataacaacaaaaaagaaaataataataacaacaaaaaagaaaataataataacaacaaaaaagaaaataataataacaacaatgaagaaaataataataacaacaatgaagaaaataataatataagttttaataataaatttattaatatgttaaataataaattgGTAGATCCTAATTATAAGGGTAGATTAAAttcttcattatataaatcaatagatgtattaaaaaaagacgaatattttaaatgttattataattcttatttattttttgatttgcccaaatataaattaaatataaataatatattattaaatttttcaAATGTTGATAATAGTTATTTAATTAATGTTTTAGATGCcttatataatttatcatattattcttatttctctatacatatatgtgtgattatcaaaaatattttaataaaacaGATACATGACATGAAGGTTTCTAGTATTATGTCATTGTTATATTCATATGTCCATTTACATTTCTATGATTATTCATTATATGATAttgaaaatgaaatatttctattagaagatatgaataataatactaCTACGAAGTCTGACTCTTCAcacaataataataataataataataataataataataataataataataataaaaataataataattattattattgtcatAGTAGTGataatttaatatgtaATGATAAGAACAAGTCAATGACCCATtttaataagaataatataataacaaataaCCATTCTACAAATAATTCTTATGAATCAgatcatataaaaattaataacttacaaaatgaatataataaagtatataattgtttattaaaaaattttataaatttaaatgatcAAGAAAAAAGGATATATGTCAAAAAATTGAAGTCACTACTTTCTgagataaaaaatattaataaattttattatgttaaaaatatttataataatataaatgaaaacaTCAGTACggaatatattttatctatGATACATGATTATGATCAAAGTAAAgaaagaataaatatttataaagaaaatttaagtattacaaataatattaataaaaaaaaaaattatgatgttcatgatcaaaatattaaatataaaaacaaaatagaaataaatgAATCACATAACAATATATCTATGTTACAAACTTTTAAGGTTAAAGACaaacatattaataatattaatcaaataaataaagataatttATTACACAGTTCGTCTATAAATCCAAATTGTCAAACCAATTATAAATTTCAAgagataaaaaatattgtagATCAGTTTGGctcttttattaaaaaagaaaaattaaaaaaggGTCAGACTAGTAATATAAATGGAGATTTATCTGATGagagaaatataaatgtacatataaattCAGATAATGATTTCTCTTCCTATCATCATAAAGAATCAGATGTGTCTTCCTCAATATGTgagaaagaaaaaaaagattatGTGGATGACAATATCTTAATTGAAGAAATTAgaagaaaagaatattatGATGAGTTTTTCATGTTAAAACATCGAGAATATTACAAAGAAGATTTACTCAACTTATGTTTAGAAACcttattaaaaaatacaaattatattttaaataattataaacaatataaaaacacgagtatcttttttcttacccttttttataatattttcttaccatatacaaataatgatatactaatatatttaaatacaATCCAACGAAATTTTgcattatataataataataataaaatgatagATGATAATCCTTTTGAAGagattttaaaaaatatcgaattattaaattttaatgatcatattattcataacGTAATAACATCCAAAAATTTATCTAATATTATCATACCACGTGTTCATATATTACAACACGATAATAACTTTTTAAATAAGGCTATTCACCTCAAGagtatttatatgaaaGATAATATGTCagtaaatataaataaaaataattacaataattataaagaacataatacatatacaaaatataatagCCCATATCATGATTCATCTTATATCTCATCTACAAAGAATGAACAAAATAGTTACAATGATTATGatgaatttttaaataattataacacagatttaaatatgaaaaaaataaatctaGAAAAAATAGTCCCATTGAATTTActttataaattttttcagctttttaatttcaacataaataacatacaacttatatatttattaaatgagATATATAAGGAAAAAGATCTAAATGGAAATGTGGATATCCAACGGATATTAATACAAAGTGaaacaaatgaaaatataaaaaatatagacaatacaaataataatattaaaaatatgaacagtaatatcaatatgaataatacATATCGATTTAAAAACATATCATGCCCattaatacaaataaaaaataaaacattaattattcaaaaaaatgacaaaaaattttattttaaaaactTCAACATGATAGATCATTATTTCAAACCAGCACGAGGATTgataataaacatattagatcaaaataaatataattctttatttatttatgttgATGTTTATATAGTTGCCTATAAAGTTGATATAATTATTGAAAGATTTAATAGCTATAACTAG